A region from the Acidobacteriota bacterium genome encodes:
- the fliF gene encoding flagellar M-ring protein FliF: MQEMIRQLKAAWLSLSLKQRISLGASALMTAAAVIALVWWAKQPTWSILYTGLDPKEAQQIVQTLQARKVPLRLSEGGQTIEVPAERVDRLRIELAAQNLPTSGRFGFMSMFEQETLAQSNEMQRIRYQKALEDELAQTIEALDEVRSARVHLVLPGDRVFIDDKDIAKASVTLALAGGTAPSAQQVQAIAHIVAGAVPELSPENVAVVDTSGRVLWDGGGDGGGLVAARQIEMQSAVERDINAKVARVLEPILGPDGFVVRTTAILDFQRIKRHERQYDPDSGVLVSEQKRKEKTRRGAAGARGVPGTGSNLPGGAGGAAAGESEQSDSVDQTSNFEYSVVEKTVEEPQGRIRRLSVAVLVNEKPSSDGDGATTEPRSEEELARIEELVKAAISFDEERGDQVTVEQAPFVPKPKVEPSRRFAPRKWLPLVKYPALVVALLLVFLLFYRPMVATVREALREAARAAAPAPAEGSASLEAPLQIGPPSRVEILRQSFHKAALEEPEGMAQTLRVWLHESKGQD; this comes from the coding sequence ATGCAGGAGATGATCCGCCAGCTCAAGGCCGCATGGCTGTCGCTCTCGCTCAAGCAGCGCATCAGCCTCGGCGCGTCGGCCCTCATGACGGCCGCGGCCGTGATCGCTCTCGTCTGGTGGGCGAAGCAGCCGACGTGGTCGATTCTCTACACCGGCCTCGATCCGAAAGAGGCGCAGCAGATCGTCCAGACGCTCCAGGCGCGCAAGGTTCCCCTGCGGCTGAGCGAGGGCGGCCAAACGATCGAGGTGCCTGCCGAGAGAGTCGACCGGCTGCGCATCGAGCTCGCCGCGCAGAACCTTCCGACCAGCGGCCGGTTCGGCTTCATGAGCATGTTCGAGCAGGAAACGCTGGCCCAGTCCAACGAGATGCAGCGGATCCGCTACCAGAAAGCCCTCGAGGACGAGCTGGCGCAGACGATCGAGGCGCTGGACGAGGTCCGCTCGGCCCGCGTGCACCTCGTCCTGCCGGGAGACCGCGTTTTCATCGACGACAAGGACATCGCCAAGGCTTCGGTGACGCTGGCGCTGGCCGGGGGAACCGCTCCCTCGGCCCAACAGGTCCAGGCGATCGCGCACATCGTCGCGGGAGCGGTGCCCGAGCTGTCGCCGGAGAACGTGGCGGTGGTGGACACCTCGGGCCGCGTTCTGTGGGACGGAGGCGGCGATGGCGGAGGTCTCGTGGCCGCACGGCAGATCGAGATGCAGAGCGCGGTCGAGCGCGATATCAACGCGAAGGTCGCCCGGGTTCTCGAGCCGATTCTGGGGCCGGACGGCTTCGTCGTCCGGACCACCGCCATCCTCGACTTCCAGCGGATCAAGCGGCACGAGCGGCAGTACGATCCGGACAGCGGCGTCCTGGTCTCCGAGCAGAAACGCAAGGAGAAGACCCGCCGCGGCGCCGCGGGGGCGCGAGGCGTACCGGGGACCGGGTCGAACCTTCCGGGGGGCGCCGGCGGAGCCGCCGCCGGGGAAAGCGAACAGAGCGATTCCGTCGACCAGACGAGCAACTTCGAGTACTCGGTCGTCGAGAAGACGGTCGAGGAGCCGCAGGGGAGAATCCGCCGCCTTTCCGTGGCTGTGCTCGTGAACGAGAAACCGTCGTCCGACGGGGACGGCGCGACGACCGAGCCGAGAAGCGAAGAGGAGCTGGCCCGGATCGAGGAGCTCGTGAAGGCAGCGATCAGCTTCGACGAGGAGCGCGGAGACCAGGTGACCGTGGAGCAGGCGCCGTTCGTGCCGAAGCCGAAGGTGGAGCCCTCCCGGCGGTTCGCGCCGCGGAAATGGCTGCCGTTGGTGAAGTACCCGGCCCTGGTCGTGGCGCTTCTGCTCGTTTTCCTGCTCTTCTACCGCCCGATGGTGGCCACGGTGCGAGAGGCGCTTCGCGAGGCGGCGCGGGCCGCTGCGCCGGCCCCCGCTGAGGGTTCGGCGTCGCTCGAGGCGCCGCTCCAGATCGGTCCGCCGTCCCGGGTCGAGATTCTCCGCCAGAGCTTCCACAAGGCGGCGCTCGAGGAGCCCGAGGGCATGGCGCAGACGCTGAGGGTGTGGTTGCACGAGTCGAAGGGGCAAGACTGA
- the fliG gene encoding flagellar motor switch protein FliG: MPEELSGATKAAIVLSLIGEEAAAKVLEHLDKKEVRRVTMEIAGIEMIDATRYESVLEEFRQMLEQSRGLELAGPPLARRLLAKACPDDADRIMGEIAPRRRVDDEDGPPPPPPELPEVVVRAPVRRLAMLLADEPPQTVALVLALLPPRKAARLLAMMNREQRIEVTRRMASMNEVRSEVVARVGEVLSQRLDELCDEPLVPLDGIQTAADRLTNLGRANGQEIVEALSEGFPELATQLRDILFTFDMLRGLGDRDAQEVLKQVDRSTLALALKGADPELHAIFFRNMSERAGQMLKEEMEFLGAPKLADIEKAQRTIIDLVLKLEKEGTISLEEQAVVAG, from the coding sequence ATGCCGGAAGAACTGTCGGGCGCCACGAAGGCCGCGATCGTGTTGTCGCTGATCGGGGAGGAAGCGGCCGCCAAGGTGCTGGAGCACCTCGACAAGAAGGAAGTCCGCCGCGTGACGATGGAGATCGCGGGCATCGAGATGATCGACGCCACCCGATATGAAAGCGTCCTCGAGGAGTTTCGTCAGATGCTCGAGCAGTCGCGGGGGCTCGAGCTGGCGGGACCGCCGCTGGCGCGCCGGTTGCTCGCGAAGGCGTGCCCGGACGACGCCGATCGGATCATGGGGGAGATCGCGCCCCGCCGGCGCGTCGACGACGAGGACGGGCCTCCTCCACCTCCCCCCGAGCTGCCCGAGGTGGTGGTCCGCGCTCCGGTGAGGCGCCTGGCGATGCTCCTCGCCGACGAGCCGCCGCAGACCGTCGCTCTGGTTCTGGCGCTGCTCCCTCCGCGGAAGGCCGCGCGCCTTCTGGCGATGATGAATCGCGAGCAGCGCATCGAGGTCACGCGCCGCATGGCGTCGATGAACGAGGTTCGGAGCGAGGTGGTGGCTCGGGTCGGCGAGGTCCTGTCCCAGCGTCTCGACGAGCTCTGCGACGAGCCGCTCGTGCCCCTCGACGGCATTCAGACGGCAGCGGATCGGCTGACCAATCTCGGCCGCGCCAACGGCCAGGAGATCGTCGAGGCCCTCAGCGAGGGTTTCCCCGAGCTGGCGACCCAGCTCCGCGACATCCTGTTCACCTTCGACATGCTGCGGGGCCTCGGAGACCGCGATGCGCAGGAGGTGCTCAAACAGGTGGATCGGAGCACCCTCGCTCTGGCCCTGAAAGGGGCGGATCCCGAGCTGCACGCGATCTTCTTCCGAAACATGTCGGAGCGAGCCGGCCAGATGCTCAAGGAGGAGATGGAATTCCTCGGTGCGCCGAAGCTCGCGGACATCGAGAAGGCCCAGAGGACGATCATCGACCTCGTCCTGAAGCTGGAGAAGGAGGGGACGATCTCCCTCGAGGAGCAGGCCGTTGTCGCCGGGTAG
- a CDS encoding FliI/YscN family ATPase: protein MTELVRRLRRRVGEVDPVAHAGRVVRAVGLAVESRGPRVAVGEECRLESAGGELLSLAEVVGFEGNTIYTMPVDPVRGLRRGDRVVATGSHPRVPVGDALLGRVLDADGRPIDGGPPPPVTERAVIHRDPIPALARPLIDEPLVTGVRAIDGLVTIGRGQRIGIFAGSGVGKSRLLGALARHARDDVIVIALVGERNREVREFVERELAGGGRDRSVTFVATSDESPLRRVRCALAATTVAEEFRAHGRNVTLLMDSVTRVAMALREIGLATGEPPSSKGYPPSVFAFLPRLLERAGRMSGGGSVTGIYTVFVEGDDLTDPVADASRAILDGHIVLSRELAERAHYPAIDVLASTSRVMLQVIDDRHRRAAERVRRLLAVHRENRDLVAIGAYKPGADPELDAAVSAHREIEAFLRQDLSEPSPWEETRQRLEAIAEPTP from the coding sequence GTGACGGAGCTGGTTCGGCGGCTGCGGCGTCGCGTCGGTGAGGTGGATCCGGTGGCGCACGCCGGCCGGGTCGTTCGGGCCGTGGGTCTCGCGGTGGAATCCCGGGGTCCGCGGGTGGCGGTGGGAGAGGAGTGCCGTCTCGAGAGCGCCGGCGGCGAGCTTCTCTCCCTGGCCGAGGTCGTGGGTTTCGAGGGAAACACGATCTACACCATGCCCGTCGACCCCGTTCGGGGACTCCGGCGCGGCGACCGCGTCGTCGCCACGGGAAGCCACCCCCGGGTGCCGGTGGGCGACGCGCTTCTCGGGCGCGTGCTTGATGCGGACGGCCGCCCGATCGACGGAGGGCCGCCGCCGCCCGTCACCGAGCGGGCGGTGATCCACCGCGATCCGATCCCCGCGCTCGCGCGCCCGCTGATCGACGAACCGCTCGTCACCGGGGTGCGCGCCATCGATGGGCTGGTCACCATCGGCCGGGGGCAGCGGATCGGCATCTTCGCCGGCTCCGGAGTGGGGAAGAGCCGCCTCCTCGGTGCGCTGGCGCGTCACGCCCGGGACGACGTGATCGTGATCGCCCTGGTGGGGGAGCGGAACCGGGAGGTCCGGGAGTTCGTGGAGAGGGAGCTCGCGGGCGGCGGCCGGGATCGCTCGGTCACGTTCGTGGCCACCTCCGACGAGTCGCCCCTGCGGCGGGTGCGCTGCGCGCTCGCCGCGACCACCGTGGCCGAAGAGTTTCGCGCCCACGGGCGGAACGTGACGCTTCTGATGGACTCGGTGACGCGCGTCGCCATGGCCCTCCGCGAGATCGGCCTGGCCACCGGTGAACCGCCGTCGTCGAAGGGATATCCCCCATCCGTGTTCGCCTTCCTGCCGCGGCTGCTCGAGCGCGCCGGGCGCATGTCGGGAGGCGGATCGGTCACCGGCATCTACACCGTCTTCGTCGAAGGGGACGATCTGACCGATCCGGTCGCCGACGCGTCGCGCGCGATTCTGGACGGACACATCGTTCTCTCCAGGGAACTCGCGGAGCGCGCCCACTATCCCGCGATCGACGTGCTCGCGAGCACCTCGAGGGTCATGCTCCAGGTGATCGACGATCGCCACCGGCGGGCCGCGGAGCGCGTTCGCCGCCTGCTCGCCGTCCACCGCGAAAACCGCGATCTGGTGGCGATCGGCGCCTACAAACCGGGCGCGGATCCCGAGCTGGATGCGGCGGTCTCCGCGCACCGCGAGATCGAGGCCTTCCTGCGCCAGGACCTCTCCGAGCCGAGCCCGTGGGAGGAAACCCGGCAGCGTCTGGAAGCCATCGCGGAGCCGACGCCGTGA